A window of Leclercia adecarboxylata contains these coding sequences:
- a CDS encoding HlyD family secretion protein has product MKKSIYRKEAIEYKKYYWKGKVLLLAGMPAWLISLLSIAFLTTLTLTLIFCSYTQRIDVRGEVITLPHSVNVFSSQQGYVVKQYVKPGDLVEKGAPLYEIDVSRDTNTGNVSDFMSKSITDKIANAEEIIKKMTDNKQETVNALNEQVRQFSNALVETETMLKNTKTGLNDMKNNLKSYDNYLRQGLITKDQYNYQHSLYFQQQSAYQSLISQRMQQESQLTQLKSDIVTKAADFENQIASQRNNINDFKNQMVESGASGNMVIKATTSGKIESASVTVGQMVDKGSSLVQIKPTGNVKYYLVLWLPNNSIPYVKAGDTVNIRYDAFPSDKFGQFPGKIATISSVPASRQEMAEYTNVNNINAMNQQELALYKTLVEINDKSFKYNGKELTLSNGLKAQAIVFLEERPLYMWMFSPFYKISHSVSGPIQ; this is encoded by the coding sequence ATGAAAAAAAGTATATATCGCAAGGAAGCGATTGAATATAAAAAATACTATTGGAAAGGAAAAGTTTTATTACTCGCAGGAATGCCTGCGTGGTTAATATCCTTGCTATCAATTGCATTCCTCACCACGCTAACACTCACACTGATTTTTTGTAGCTACACCCAGCGCATTGACGTTCGTGGCGAAGTGATCACACTGCCCCATTCCGTTAACGTTTTCTCTTCTCAGCAAGGTTATGTCGTAAAGCAATACGTTAAACCTGGCGACCTGGTGGAAAAAGGTGCGCCCCTGTATGAAATTGATGTGTCCCGGGATACGAATACGGGTAATGTTTCTGATTTCATGAGCAAATCGATCACAGATAAAATCGCTAACGCTGAAGAAATCATTAAAAAGATGACGGATAATAAGCAAGAAACAGTTAATGCGTTAAATGAGCAGGTCCGTCAGTTCAGTAATGCTTTGGTGGAAACAGAAACCATGTTAAAGAACACCAAAACAGGCCTGAACGACATGAAAAATAATTTAAAGAGCTATGATAATTATTTGCGCCAGGGTTTAATCACCAAAGATCAATATAACTATCAACACTCATTATATTTTCAGCAGCAAAGTGCCTATCAATCGCTGATCAGCCAGAGAATGCAGCAAGAATCTCAGCTGACTCAACTGAAAAGTGATATCGTTACCAAAGCCGCTGATTTTGAGAATCAAATTGCTAGTCAGCGCAATAACATCAATGATTTCAAAAACCAGATGGTTGAATCAGGCGCCAGCGGAAATATGGTCATTAAAGCTACGACCAGTGGCAAAATAGAATCTGCCTCCGTGACCGTTGGGCAAATGGTTGATAAAGGAAGCAGTCTGGTGCAGATCAAACCCACCGGGAATGTGAAATATTATCTTGTCCTCTGGTTACCTAACAACAGCATTCCTTATGTTAAAGCCGGGGATACTGTGAATATACGTTATGATGCTTTCCCTTCGGACAAATTTGGTCAATTCCCTGGGAAAATCGCAACGATATCATCTGTGCCGGCATCTCGTCAGGAGATGGCTGAATACACTAACGTGAATAATATAAACGCAATGAATCAGCAGGAACTTGCGCTGTATAAAACCTTGGTTGAGATAAATGATAAGTCATTTAAATACAATGGTAAGGAATTAACCCTTTCCAACGGGTTAAAAGCGCAGGCAATTGTTTTCCTTGAAGAACGACCACTTTATATGTGGATGTTTTCACCGTTTTATAAAATTTCACATAGCGTAAGTGGGCCTATCCAATGA
- a CDS encoding fimbrial protein → MKKYVLLMFGLLIFSAQSIADCKYSTGTTPGTVGLTLNPRLLSDASLPIGSVLFAKTVGVSSMKTFYNCDITSADPDLYRIDVGSKTPVPGVTGMNGEAVYETGIDGIGFQVSDALSGEPGRPVVAKIGTYPLTVTATMGIKQWTVWLIKTKAIIDTSKSTVPSITITYAAGRSGQVNSLILSTQLLRVTLNLGTVNYRATSCNLTPRGGNVIKLDPIKLPDLKKITPPNATGKAKEVILDMTCPSEAVGINYNYWFNPISGSDTKDGVLLNSTSVAAGGAQDVGFIIKQGSTAVKFYDYDDYQISKTKATQEIKFNIDYYRLSNNISQGAVTGLIEVILQEK, encoded by the coding sequence ATGAAAAAATATGTATTACTCATGTTCGGTCTGTTAATTTTTAGCGCGCAGAGTATTGCAGACTGTAAATACTCTACGGGCACAACACCTGGAACGGTGGGCTTAACTCTTAACCCGCGTCTGTTGTCAGATGCAAGCTTACCCATAGGTAGCGTGCTGTTCGCGAAGACGGTGGGTGTCTCCAGTATGAAGACTTTTTATAACTGTGATATCACATCTGCCGACCCTGACCTCTATCGAATTGATGTCGGTTCAAAAACCCCGGTACCAGGCGTAACGGGGATGAACGGCGAAGCCGTTTATGAAACGGGTATCGATGGTATAGGCTTTCAGGTATCGGATGCTTTGTCGGGTGAACCAGGGCGCCCTGTCGTCGCCAAAATTGGTACCTACCCTTTGACGGTAACCGCCACCATGGGTATTAAGCAGTGGACAGTGTGGTTGATCAAAACCAAAGCCATTATTGATACCTCGAAGTCAACGGTGCCCTCAATCACCATAACCTATGCGGCAGGGCGTTCGGGCCAGGTTAACAGCCTGATATTGAGTACTCAGCTGCTCAGGGTGACGTTAAACCTGGGAACAGTCAATTACCGCGCCACCTCATGTAACCTGACGCCGCGTGGGGGTAATGTCATTAAGCTAGACCCGATCAAATTGCCTGATCTGAAAAAAATCACGCCACCTAACGCTACAGGTAAAGCTAAAGAAGTGATTTTAGATATGACCTGTCCGAGTGAGGCTGTTGGTATTAACTATAACTACTGGTTTAACCCAATATCAGGTTCCGATACTAAAGATGGCGTTTTACTTAATTCAACAAGTGTAGCCGCAGGTGGCGCACAAGATGTGGGCTTTATTATTAAACAAGGTTCCACAGCCGTGAAATTTTACGACTATGACGATTATCAAATCTCTAAAACTAAAGCCACCCAAGAAATTAAATTCAATATTGATTACTATCGCCTGTCAAACAATATATCTCAGGGTGCTGTTACCGGGTTGATAGAAGTAATACTGCAAGAGAAATAA